Genomic segment of Rhodococcus sp. W8901:
CTGGCAATCGTTGGATGGCGGGTATCGGCGAAGACGATTGCGCGTGCGTGCTCGATCGCTTCGGGGGTGGTGGCGAAGAGTCGGCGGCTCTCGCCGTCACTGGTGGTGAACACGCCGAGCGCGGCCAGGGGGCGCAGATGCTCGGGTTTGGCACCGGCGATCAGGACGGTGATCTGACGATTCTCGAGCTTCGCGATGACGTCCTGGAGTACGAGGGTGCCGGTGGCGTCGAGGGCGGTGATCCGCGACATTCGCAGGATCACCACCTTGACGTCGGAGACTTCGGCGAGTTCGAGCAGGAATCGATGCGCAGCGGCGAAGAACAGGGCACCGTCGATCCGGTACGCGACGATGTGCTCGCGCAGCAGTTCGTGTTCCTCGGCCAGGTGATCGCCGGTCTCGTCGAGCGGGACCTGTTCGATGCGGGCGGAGCGCGCGACTGCACGCAGCGCAAGGATCGCGGCGAACCCGACGCCGACGGCAACAGCCGCGACCAGGTCGAACACGACGGTGACCAGGAACGTCGCCACCATGACGATCGTGTCGGCCCTGGTGGCGCGCACGATCGCGAGAATGGACGCGGTCTCGACCATCCGGACAGTGGTAGCCAGGAGAACTCCGGCGAGTGCGGCCAACGGGATCTCGGCGACCAGTCCGGCGGCGAGGTAGACGATGGCGGCGAGGATTGCCGCATGGGTGAGCGCGGCCAGGCGCGTGCGGGCACCGGATCGAACATTGACCGCGGTCCGGGCGATCGCCCCCGTGGCGGGCACTCCGCCGAAGAGGGGTGCGGCGATGTTCGCCAGGCCCTGACCGAGCAGTTCACGGTCCGGGTTGTGGCGTGTTCCCACCGCCATCGAGTCGGCGGCGGTCGCGGACAGCAGCGATTCGAGGGCGCCGAGGGCGGCGACGGCGAGGGCGGGCGCCAGCAGTGAGGTCACCTCACCGGGATGCAGGAAATCCAGGGACGGGGCCGCGAATCCGGAAGGGATGGAACCGATCCGCGCGAGATCGAGGTGGAACAGCTGCGCCACGATCGTGGCGACAGCGACCGCCAGAAGCGAGAACGGCACTCGGGGCAGGTAGCGGCCGCCGACGAGGATCACGGCGGCCACGCACAGCGCGGTCG
This window contains:
- a CDS encoding SulP family inorganic anion transporter gives rise to the protein MSEPRSVLASGGRIADAARAAVVLMPRWSDWSPAVRAPGADLLAGLIVALVALPLALGFGISSGLGAAAGLTTAVVAGVVAAVFGGSRFQVSGPTGAMTVVLVPIVAQYGPTGVLAVGLIAGIILVLLAFAGVGRAVRFVPAPVIEGFTAGIAVVIALQQVPAALGVSGAEGEKVWQSAFDAVRRYLENPSVLTPATALCVAAVILVGGRYLPRVPFSLLAVAVATIVAQLFHLDLARIGSIPSGFAAPSLDFLHPGEVTSLLAPALAVAALGALESLLSATAADSMAVGTRHNPDRELLGQGLANIAAPLFGGVPATGAIARTAVNVRSGARTRLAALTHAAILAAIVYLAAGLVAEIPLAALAGVLLATTVRMVETASILAIVRATRADTIVMVATFLVTVVFDLVAAVAVGVGFAAILALRAVARSARIEQVPLDETGDHLAEEHELLREHIVAYRIDGALFFAAAHRFLLELAEVSDVKVVILRMSRITALDATGTLVLQDVIAKLENRQITVLIAGAKPEHLRPLAALGVFTTSDGESRRLFATTPEAIEHARAIVFADTRHPTIASED